The Brassica napus cultivar Da-Ae chromosome C1, Da-Ae, whole genome shotgun sequence DNA segment TTTATAATACCTGGCACACGGCGGAGGTAGGGCAGAGATGAGAAAAATGAAGACTGAACGCCGCCGGATGAATCAGAGGACCTGGACGATGCTTGCGCTTGAGCTCGAAGGTAGACGAAGCGAGCAGCGGCCCTCAATGTCTTTGCCGATCATTCTCTGCCGCTGTTCCTGCACACGACCGTGTATATTCCCATCTTCTCTGTTTGAAGGCCCATTAGAGATTAATGGGTCTCAGATGGGTCAATTTGGAGAGCATCGAACTTGTTGAATTGCAAATCTTTTTCGGAAAAAAATTATGGCCTCCGATTGAGGTTAGAGAGGTGACATACGAACGGCTGAATGGCGCTAAAAAAGCAAAAacgcaaaaaaatattaattaaaaaaaaaaaaattgcggaCTATAACATAAAACACTGAAAAATAcaagggaaaattgccaaatcACAACTTGAATACAAAGTTAAACCCAAACTTGaataaaatgcaaaaataacctaaaaggctattgaaattacaaccagcccattgtgaacaaacaaaaaaattatggcCTCCGATTGAGGTTAGAGAGGTGACATACGAACGGCTGACATCATCTCCAAAACAGCTTTAtttttatctctatatttttttctaaaataaaaaaactctattatagaggtaaAAATACTCTAATGTATACTTCTATAAGAACAAAACTTAAGTTCAATCTTTAAATTCACTTCACTCTTAAATTCTTAATGACCAATTAAAATGTTACATGGATTAttaactaaaaacattaaattaaataaaaaatagcaaaaaaaataaatatgttaattttaacgACGTTAGCGCCGCTAGcgaaactctaaaccataaatcttaaattctaagccttataccctaaattctaaacccaaatccaaactcctaaacctaaaccctataccctaaaccctaatcctagaccctaaacccaaattatataccttaaaccaaaaaataagactataaacctaaaccttaTACCTTAAACAAAAgtcttagaccctaaacccaaaccgtgggttggggtttaggatttacggtttgggtttaggatttaccgtttggacttatggttaaggttttgggtttagggtatataatttgggtttaaggtttacggtttgggtttagggtctaggacttgggtttagggtataaagtttatgtttatagtctagtttttgggtttaggatctaggattagggtttagggtatagagtttgggtttaggggtttagatttgggtttagaatttaggatatagggtttagaatttaagatttagggtttacctgtaagcgttagcgtcgttaaaattagcgttttaatttttttagctattttttatttaatttaatattttttaattaataatctatgtgtcacTTTGATTGGTTCTAAAAGGTAgggtgaacctaagttctgtccattaatagagtttctctatttataggagaaaatataaagatatgttATTTTCACCTATAAATATAGAGGCAAAAGTAacttttctctatatttttctctaaaatagaagaaCTATATTATAGAGGAATACATTAGAGCATTttcatctctattatagaggtgtaCATTGGAAATGCTCTGAATGACGTCTAAAAAAagcaaaaccgcaaaaaatataaaatcaaaacaaattgCGGAATATAACATAAAACACTGAAAAATACAAAGGAATTTTTATTAGGTGAAAAGTGTTTTAGCAGATTATTTGTGGAAtcaaatttttatattgtttaattatatgaaaataatattttaaatattagttaattataaataattatgaaataaataatattaatcaataactctatttttaatgtatatgttattattattaatgtatttagATTAAGATAAACTAGATCTGGACCCGTCCGACCGGGCGGGTGTTTTTTTCTGTTTACGTaatgtaattaaaaattattacacCATTATATAATGTATCAAAATTATAATACAAATGATGACAAAAAACATCACATAATACAAAAATTGCTGTAACATAATTTGATTACAAAATTGATCACAGTGTGATAAGGTAATTTAAGTTGGGCCACATTTCTATTGACAACCATTAAAATATGATCAAACAAAGAATTATGAGTTAGTATGATATatgaaatagataaaaaatgtATGATTTTTTACGGAAATTCATTTATTCAACGGCTATGAAAAAataacttatttaaaatttgattaagatttgtaaaagatttttttatacAGATTATGAATAATATTGAAAAAGTTACAATTTAATTAAAAGCTTGAGTTTGTGTTAAATAGAAAACTATTTGGGTCATTTAGCATTGAAAAAGGTCCATAATTTTAAAAGCCCATGTGTAACAGTTTTGTTTCCCGGGAAGCAGACATATTTTTTTGGGAACTCGGTTTTGGCAAACGGTTGATGTTCTCTTATCTCTCTCAATCTTCTGCGATCTCTCTATCTTCTTCAATGAGAAGAAAAGTAAAACAAATCCGATTCTGCACCTCGAATTCCTTCTTATGAAGATAGATGATCGAGAATACTAATTCCATCAGAAGAGCTATGCAAGGTTATCAACTGTAATCCTAATCGAgtactttaattaatttttttgtttagatatATATTGAACTTGCAGATCTTACAGTGATTTGGAGATATTAGACATGGAACAATCAGATCTTCAAACTTGATAGATCCACCGACGACTTCATCTCCTACGATCATGGAAACGGGTTAAATATTTTACTTCTCTTTGAAATCCAAAGCCTCAGCCATAGTTGGATTGAGATCCAAAAGCGATGCATCAAATGCATTTGTTATTTAAACTTCACCTACGATATTGAtagttaaaaacaattataaaatcgCATAAATGTTtgatattaaacaaaataattaaatattttcataccTCCAAATTCACTGATTTTAGAAAATCTTATCAAGCAAACAATGTCTTCACCAACATGTTTCTCAAGATGATGTTCGATTTGCTCAGCATAACGGCCCCAAAGACAACATGCCAAAGCATTACCACTGTTTTACACacatgaaaacataattttatattgaaatcAATCTAAGTTTATTGAAATCAATCTAAGTTACGAtctaatttattatattgtgttaACTACAATACATGTTGTCTCGTATGCGAAACAGAATCCTTTTCCTGTCTTCATTATGAACTTGGATGATCTGAACCTCACCAATATCAATAGCTTGGCCTATTATGTCTGtcataagtaaatatagtaacACTAGTCAGAATATGTAGTActgaaaagataaaataatctaAGAAAAGCAGTTCAAAATTATATACCAATAAGACACTTAGTATCAGCACTTCCATTCAATATCTCTTTGTAACTTGCTAGAGATAAAAAGCTGCTATCGCCAGTGAGATCCGAATCTGTAAAAACGGTATCGTTTGTGATATTCATCTTATAGCCCAGTTTTGTCGGTTTGTATTTGCCACCGGTTCCAGATATTTTCATGTTCTGAATAACACGCCATTTTCCAAGAGGAAGGTTACGTTGGACTCGCTTAATGAGAGTTCTCTTGCACGAGCACTGAACTTTAGCATCCtaataataacaaatgattGTTTCAGAAATAAAATCTActttattaaaattcaaaaaaatacaaagattaTAGAACTAACAGTTTGATCAGCTAAAACCATTTCTAATGTTTCATCAGCGTAAGGTGGGTTTTGTATCCATGAGTGAATCAGTTTCACTTGAACACGGGACGCATCCTTAAAGGGTTTAAGATCGCTGATCAAATGAAATCTTTTGTTAGCAGACATGTTTTTTTGTGAGGTAAGTCGTAAAAGAATGTGTAGAATGGGTTTGTACTCGGGTAGAATATATAGTAGAGTGACAATACCCTAGTTGAGAATAAATATCTTTGCTTATTTTGCAAGGCATATTAGGcgaaataaatgaaaagaatgtTTTGTTGATTCTGTTTCTTGTTTTCGAAATTATGGTAAAATCTTAATGGTTATGATTTGAAATAGGAAATGATAAGATCTTGTGCTTGTTCCGCGAGTGTGTGGGTCAATTTTTTTAACGCAATACAAAACGCTAAAGTTGAGGAAATATCTTAATCACTCTCGCAAGGCATCTCTTGTTTGCATTAATACGcagaatattttgtttattgtgTGTTATTGTTAAACCAACAAAATAGGAAAGGGTAAGATTATATTGGTGAAATTCGAATATTGtgtttattgtttagtagttatggatcaaattttatatatatctttctTGTTCCGAAATTGAAGGGAAAATCTGGTTTAGAAACAAATTAGTAAATTCTgcaaatatttctaattatttttccGAAGTCTAAGTAGAAGATTGTTAGGGAAAAAGATTttcaattcaaaaatattagattttaataagataaataatgattattaattatttggaCATATGGAAGTCAGTGGAATATTTCAATATAATAAGGTGGTTACAAATATGCTACAGACACCACCGTGAAATTAAGTGAACTGAAATTGTTCAAACTCGTTTGAGAATCattgttagtttttcttagtttaattacttataaagcttatataatttgatgttcGTGCAGGTTACGTAAGCTAAGGATGGGATTCATATAATAAGCAATGTTAGGGTGTCGATATTGCAGGGGAATTATTTATGTTTGttcctttatttaaaaaatatgtagtttgtttgagtttattaataatatgtttccTTCTTTTGTGGTTCGTTTGAGTTATTTTAGGAAAACAATGAATAAGTGGAAAAGAcaatcatttttaatgtaaGACTAATTTAATTCTCAATGGCAGTTGACTGTAAATATTGTGTAACTTTTATGGTTATTCTATAagtgtacttctgttttaataaagtGGATTGAGATCCAAAAGCGATGCATCAAatgcattttttatttgaacTTCACCTAATATATTGAtagttaaaaacaattataaaatcgCATAAatgtttgatattaaaaaaaaaaattaaatattttcataccTCCAAATTCACTGATTTTAGCAAATCTTATCAAGCAAACAATGTCTTCACCAAC contains these protein-coding regions:
- the LOC125579829 gene encoding uncharacterized protein LOC125579829 — translated: MSANKRFHLISDLKPFKDASRVQVKLIHSWIQNPPYADETLEMVLADQTDAKVQCSCKRTLIKRVQRNLPLGKWRVIQNMKISGTGGKYKPTKLGYKMNITNDTVFTDSDLTGDSSFLSLASYKEILNGSADTKCLIDIIGQAIDIGEVQIIQVHNEDRKRILFRIRDNIGNALACCLWGRYAEQIEHHLEKHVGEDIVCLIRFSKISEFGGEV